The Thiothrix subterranea genome has a segment encoding these proteins:
- a CDS encoding response regulator, with the protein MSGLHVLIIDDSLTESRIFTALLEKKGYQVSVACNGQEGIDVAKARQPDVILMDVVMPLLNGFQATRELTRSPETAHIPIVVCSSKSTETDRVWALRQGAKAYLVKPVEPKVLLETIAQFAIKAGKHG; encoded by the coding sequence ATGTCTGGGCTGCATGTACTGATCATCGACGATTCGTTGACTGAATCCCGTATTTTTACCGCATTGTTGGAAAAAAAAGGCTACCAAGTCAGTGTTGCCTGCAACGGTCAGGAAGGGATTGATGTTGCCAAAGCACGTCAGCCGGATGTGATCCTGATGGATGTGGTGATGCCCTTGCTGAATGGGTTTCAGGCCACGCGCGAATTAACCCGTTCCCCTGAAACGGCGCACATTCCTATTGTGGTATGCAGTTCCAAATCCACCGAAACCGATCGGGTATGGGCATTGCGGCAAGGGGCGAAAGCTTACTTGGTCAAGCCGGTCGAACCCAAAGTCTTGCTGGAAACCATTGCGCAGTTTGCAATTAAGGCTGGCAAACATGGCTAA
- a CDS encoding methyl-accepting chemotaxis protein, with amino-acid sequence MSLLVYQIIIAVLLLLLLVMGVLLLHLKRQMHTQSAGEARQQQQAVLRLLDEMSSLADGDLTMRATVTEDVTGAIADAVNYAVDALQALVLRVDMTSHRLTGFAKDADTRINSLAGATARQAQEIGVVTAAIATMTKSIQKVSRNASSSTDVARKSLDISQAGAHTVRATIADMGAIREKIQATSKRLKRLGESSQEVGDIVRLMNDIAEQTNILALNASIQTSSSQAMSGSAQGNAGFRRLADEMQQLAQQAGEASRKIDVLIRTMQADTSEVMASMEETTAKVVDGARNAELAGAALDEVEDVTVGLARLIGNISEAAGKQANMAGQVVNTMSAIQEITQQTARYSEETRDLVTDLNATAADLRGAIADFNLAEEKQ; translated from the coding sequence ATGAGTCTGCTGGTTTACCAGATTATTATTGCGGTATTGCTGCTGCTATTGTTGGTGATGGGGGTGTTATTACTGCACTTAAAACGCCAAATGCATACGCAGTCAGCGGGTGAAGCTCGCCAGCAACAACAAGCGGTATTACGGTTGCTGGATGAAATGAGTTCACTGGCGGATGGTGATTTGACCATGCGGGCGACGGTGACGGAGGACGTGACCGGCGCTATTGCCGATGCGGTCAACTACGCGGTGGATGCATTGCAGGCGTTGGTATTGCGGGTGGATATGACTTCGCACCGTTTGACAGGCTTTGCAAAGGATGCCGATACGCGCATCAACAGTTTAGCAGGGGCAACGGCTCGCCAAGCGCAGGAAATTGGGGTTGTTACCGCCGCGATTGCGACCATGACGAAATCCATTCAAAAAGTATCGCGTAACGCATCCAGTTCCACCGACGTTGCCCGCAAATCCTTGGATATTTCCCAAGCAGGGGCGCATACCGTGCGTGCCACGATTGCGGATATGGGCGCGATTCGCGAAAAAATCCAAGCAACCTCCAAACGCCTGAAACGCTTGGGGGAAAGTTCGCAAGAAGTGGGCGACATTGTGCGCCTGATGAATGACATTGCGGAACAGACGAATATTCTGGCACTGAATGCGTCGATTCAAACCAGCTCCAGCCAAGCGATGAGCGGCAGCGCCCAAGGCAATGCGGGTTTTCGGCGCTTGGCGGATGAAATGCAGCAATTGGCGCAACAAGCGGGGGAGGCTTCCCGCAAGATTGATGTGCTGATTCGTACCATGCAAGCCGATACCAGCGAAGTAATGGCGTCGATGGAAGAAACCACGGCAAAAGTGGTGGACGGCGCTCGGAATGCCGAATTAGCCGGTGCTGCGCTCGATGAAGTGGAAGATGTTACCGTGGGTCTGGCACGTTTGATCGGTAATATCTCCGAGGCAGCAGGCAAACAGGCGAATATGGCGGGTCAAGTGGTGAATACCATGAGTGCGATTCAGGAAATCACCCAGCAAACCGCCCGTTACAGTGAAGAAACCAGAGATCTGGTCACGGATCTGAATGCGACAGCGGCTGATTTGCGCGGTGCTATCGCGGATTTCAATCTCGCCGAAGAAAAACAATAA
- a CDS encoding chemotaxis protein CheW: MANPYELLAGLALLREKKRRSRQHHAQELQEWSGFQVHVGDLLCLIPCDQVEEVVTPASVAGVRGVPAWVNGVIYCRAQLVTLVDVAGLLLGKERTTTLGRAFVVRGSQEWFGLQAGNFEGVRHIWSDTPVCDAPPALAADWLRFTRQWLLLDDQPVAVLEAFKLVAALESGEMR; this comes from the coding sequence ATGGCTAATCCTTACGAATTACTGGCGGGCTTGGCCTTATTGCGCGAAAAAAAACGCCGCTCACGCCAACATCACGCGCAAGAATTGCAGGAATGGTCGGGCTTTCAGGTGCACGTGGGTGATTTGTTGTGCCTGATTCCTTGTGATCAAGTCGAAGAGGTGGTGACTCCAGCCAGTGTTGCGGGCGTGCGGGGTGTGCCTGCGTGGGTTAATGGGGTGATTTATTGCCGTGCTCAACTGGTGACGCTGGTGGATGTGGCGGGTTTATTGCTGGGAAAAGAGCGCACGACCACCTTAGGGCGGGCGTTTGTGGTGCGGGGTTCGCAAGAGTGGTTCGGCTTACAAGCGGGTAATTTTGAAGGCGTGCGGCATATTTGGTCGGATACCCCGGTGTGTGATGCGCCGCCTGCGTTAGCGGCTGATTGGCTACGCTTTACGCGCCAATGGTTGCTGTTGGATGATCAGCCCGTCGCGGTGCTGGAGGCATTCAAATTGGTGGCCGCACTGGAAAGTGGGGAGATGCGCTAA